A part of Agromyces protaetiae genomic DNA contains:
- a CDS encoding MFS transporter, whose protein sequence is MPRTDASRTAATRPTASLRPIAAIVGFLAFVELTSGILQGYYTPILTDIARHLGIHDADVNWLEGAQLALSALVVPAFAKLGDMIGHKRMLLVSTAITAVAALILPFTDSFALFLAAWALMGFYVVWLPLEIALIWSRSRGAGHGAATTAKAAGLLVAALEIGAISGALAGGALIDALPLQIVLLVPAIAVVVCFFVIWLGVKESPELAGGRLDTIGLVLISLALLALTGGLSFLRLNGPADLLSWGLVALGILLVVPFVRWELRHDDPLIDVRLFRSPALWPVFVTAGLFGVSVLGAQAPLSTFARTDPEVYGYGLGTTGFTASLLIGVYLIAMITGALLYPTIARLITPRLTLVGAAGLVSLGYLLTLPFHSSFSQVITNMVIAGIGSGALVAALPAAAAAAAPASQTGVATGLTNSVKTLGGAIASCVFGIALLSHAAGQTAGAQESTAGSLEGYMTVWIVCGVTAAVAAVLLVFVPKQAFTDAPVAAPAVADDVLA, encoded by the coding sequence ATGCCACGCACTGACGCGTCCCGCACCGCGGCGACCCGACCCACGGCCTCCCTCCGCCCGATCGCCGCGATCGTCGGATTCCTCGCCTTCGTCGAACTCACGAGCGGCATCCTGCAGGGCTACTACACGCCGATCCTGACCGATATCGCGCGCCACCTCGGCATCCACGACGCCGACGTCAACTGGCTCGAGGGGGCGCAGCTCGCGCTGTCGGCGCTCGTCGTGCCCGCGTTCGCGAAGCTCGGCGACATGATCGGCCACAAGCGGATGCTCCTCGTCTCCACCGCCATCACGGCCGTCGCGGCGCTCATCCTGCCGTTCACGGACTCGTTCGCGCTCTTCCTCGCCGCGTGGGCGCTCATGGGCTTCTACGTCGTGTGGCTACCGCTCGAGATCGCCCTCATCTGGTCGCGGTCGCGCGGTGCCGGGCATGGCGCGGCGACGACGGCGAAGGCCGCGGGCCTCCTCGTCGCGGCGCTCGAGATCGGCGCCATCTCGGGCGCGCTCGCGGGCGGCGCACTCATCGACGCGCTCCCGCTGCAGATCGTGCTCCTCGTGCCTGCGATCGCGGTCGTCGTGTGCTTCTTCGTCATCTGGCTGGGCGTCAAGGAGTCGCCAGAGCTCGCGGGCGGCCGTCTCGACACGATCGGCCTCGTGCTCATCTCGCTCGCGCTCCTCGCGCTCACGGGCGGCCTCAGCTTCCTGCGTCTGAACGGCCCCGCCGACCTCTTGAGCTGGGGCCTCGTCGCGCTCGGCATCCTGCTCGTCGTGCCGTTCGTCAGGTGGGAACTGCGTCACGACGACCCGCTCATCGACGTGCGACTCTTCCGCTCCCCCGCGCTCTGGCCCGTCTTCGTCACGGCCGGCCTCTTCGGCGTGAGCGTGCTCGGCGCGCAGGCGCCGCTCTCGACCTTCGCCCGCACCGACCCCGAGGTCTACGGCTACGGCCTCGGCACGACGGGCTTCACGGCGTCGCTCCTCATCGGCGTCTACCTCATCGCCATGATCACGGGCGCGCTGCTCTACCCGACGATCGCCCGGCTCATCACCCCCCGACTCACGCTCGTGGGAGCGGCGGGACTCGTCTCCCTCGGGTACCTCCTGACCCTGCCGTTCCACAGCTCCTTCTCGCAGGTCATCACGAACATGGTGATCGCCGGCATCGGATCGGGTGCGCTCGTCGCGGCCCTCCCCGCGGCAGCCGCCGCCGCGGCCCCCGCCTCGCAGACGGGCGTCGCGACCGGACTCACGAACTCGGTCAAGACCCTCGGCGGTGCGATCGCCTCGTGCGTGTTCGGCATCGCGCTCCTCAGCCACGCCGCGGGTCAGACCGCGGGCGCCCAAGAGTCGACGGCGGGTTCGCTGGAGGGCTACATGACCGTGTGGATCGTGTGCGGCGTCACCGCGGCGGTCGCGGCCGTGCTCCTCGTGTTCGTGCCCAAGCAGGCGTTCACGGATGCCCCGGTCGCGGCCCCTGCGGTCGCGGACGACGTGCTCGCCTGA
- a CDS encoding M20/M25/M40 family metallo-hydrolase → MSQPVDVRPGIDERLARMIRLETVSAELETRGLAPFHAFRDLVFELYPHVAAELEFEQIGDLGLLYRWRGRSDSRPLILMAHYDVVPAYEGEGWSAPPFEGRIEGGIVRGRGALDDKGSLLIVLEAVENLLASGYTPTRDIYLAFGGDEESHGKAGRAVSDTLRERGVKPWMVLDEGGAVVDAPMPFLKVQSAMVGLGEKGVVTLKLTADSVGGHASAPTGLTAAARIARAVDRLDPNPFPKKLPKSLRAMLRAFAPRATGGAKFAIKLLSAAPWLTARVFAKIPGEPAALIHTTVAPTMLAGGTAHNVLPAEASAIINLRIAFGETVDSTVRRVKKAIKDPAVRVSIVEGNDPSPESPLDERFDAIARAVSVAYPGTLTAPYLQLGATDSRWYHLWTDGVYRFSPITMTAAQRASIHGLDEWVETESLLAGERFHREFITGLPE, encoded by the coding sequence ATGAGCCAGCCCGTCGACGTGCGCCCCGGAATCGATGAACGACTCGCGCGGATGATCCGCCTCGAGACCGTCTCCGCAGAACTCGAAACGCGCGGGCTCGCTCCGTTCCACGCGTTCCGCGACCTCGTCTTCGAGCTCTACCCGCACGTCGCCGCCGAACTCGAGTTCGAGCAGATCGGCGACCTCGGCCTGCTGTACCGCTGGCGTGGACGCAGCGACAGCCGGCCGCTGATCCTCATGGCGCACTACGACGTCGTGCCCGCCTACGAGGGCGAGGGGTGGAGCGCCCCGCCGTTCGAAGGCCGCATCGAAGGGGGCATCGTGCGCGGGCGCGGGGCGCTCGACGACAAGGGCTCCCTGCTGATCGTGCTGGAAGCCGTCGAGAACCTGCTCGCGTCGGGGTACACGCCCACGCGTGACATCTACCTCGCCTTCGGCGGCGACGAAGAGAGCCACGGCAAGGCCGGCCGGGCCGTCTCCGACACGCTGCGCGAACGCGGCGTGAAGCCGTGGATGGTCCTCGACGAGGGCGGCGCCGTCGTCGACGCGCCGATGCCGTTCCTCAAGGTGCAGTCGGCCATGGTCGGCCTCGGGGAGAAGGGCGTGGTGACGCTCAAGCTCACGGCCGACAGCGTCGGCGGGCACGCCTCCGCACCGACGGGGCTCACGGCCGCCGCGCGGATCGCGCGCGCCGTCGATCGGCTCGACCCGAACCCGTTCCCGAAGAAGCTGCCGAAGTCGCTCCGCGCGATGCTGCGCGCGTTCGCCCCACGGGCGACGGGCGGCGCGAAGTTCGCGATCAAACTCCTCAGCGCGGCGCCGTGGCTCACGGCGCGCGTGTTCGCCAAGATCCCGGGAGAGCCCGCGGCCCTCATCCACACCACCGTGGCGCCGACGATGCTCGCAGGCGGCACCGCGCACAACGTGCTGCCGGCCGAGGCATCCGCGATCATCAACCTGCGCATCGCGTTCGGCGAGACCGTCGACTCGACCGTGCGTCGAGTGAAGAAGGCGATCAAAGACCCGGCGGTGAGGGTCTCGATCGTCGAAGGCAACGACCCGTCGCCCGAGTCGCCCCTCGACGAACGCTTCGACGCGATCGCGCGCGCCGTCTCGGTCGCGTACCCCGGCACCTTGACCGCGCCGTACCTGCAACTCGGGGCGACCGACTCGCGGTGGTACCACCTGTGGACCGACGGCGTGTACCGCTTCTCGCCGATCACGATGACGGCCGCGCAGCGCGCGTCGATCCACGGACTCGACGAGTGGGTGGAGACCGAATCGCTCCTCGCCGGCGAGCGCTTCCATCGTGAGTTCATCACGGGATTGCCGGAGTGA